The Lepisosteus oculatus isolate fLepOcu1 chromosome 4, fLepOcu1.hap2, whole genome shotgun sequence genome window below encodes:
- the xpnpep1 gene encoding xaa-Pro aminopeptidase 1 isoform X2: MSPKITTELLRQLRQAMRNSSYIVEPIQAYIVPSGDAHQSEYIAPCDCRREFISGFNGSAGTAIITEHHAAMWTDGRYFLQAGQQMDSNWTLMKMGLKETPSQEDWLISVLPESSKVGVDPWIIAADQWKTMSKALTSAGHTLVAVKENLIDAIWVDRPARPSSPLIPLGLNYTGMTWKDKVIALRTKMSERRITWFVVTALDEIAWLFNLRGSDIEYNPVFFAYAIVGMSSIRLFIDQNRMVDPAVREHLHLDPSCKTEYSIQISPYESVFSELQAICATLGPKDKVWISDKASCALTQAIPKAHRSPIPCTPLCLAKAVKNSTEIEGMKMAHIKDAVALCELFAWLEKEIPKGTVTEISAADKAEELRSEQKDFVGLSFPTISSVGPNAAIIHYTPLPETNRTLSLNEVYLIDSGAQYKDGTTDVTRTMHFGTPSAYEKECFTYVLKGHIAVSAAVFPNGTKGHLLDSFARSALWESGLDYLHGTGHGVGCFLNVHEGPCGISYKTFADEPLEAGMILSDEPGYYEDGSFGMRIENVVLVVAAKPKYNYRNRGSLTFEPITLVPIQAKMINTDMLIQKERDWLNDYHRQCREVVGAELERQGRKDALEWLIRETNPIA, encoded by the exons ATGTCTCCCAAGATTACGACTGAGCTGCTTCGGCAGCTGAGGCAAGCAATGAGAAACAGCAGCTATATCGTTGAGCCCATTCAAGCTTACATAGTGCCATCAGGGGATGCACACCAG AGTGAATACATTGCGCCTTGTGACTGTAGACGTGAATTTATTTCTGGATTTAATGGGTCTGCAG GCACTGCAATTATCACGGAGCATCATGCAGCCATGTGGACAGATGGCCGTTACTTTTTACAAGCTGGACAGCAGATGGACAGTAACTGGACACTAATGAAGATGG GTTTAAAGGAAACTCCATCTCAGGAAGACTGGCTAATAAGTGTTCTTCCTGAAAGCTCCAAAGTTGGTGTTGATCCCTGGATAATAGCAGCAG ATCAGTGGAAAACCATGTCTAAGGCATTGACTAGTGCAGGACACACACTAGTTGCAGTTAAAGAAAATCTCATTGATGCCATTTGGGTAGATCGGCCAGCAAGACCCAGTTCACCATTAATCCCTCTGGGATTGAACTACACTG GTATGACCTGGAAGGATAAGGTTATAGCACTGCGGACAAAAATGTCTGAAAGAAGAATTACCTGGTTTGTTGTAACAGCGCTTGATGAAATTGCAT ggcTTTTCAACCTTCGTGGTTCTGACATCGAGTATAATCCAGTTTTTTTTGCTTATGCCATTGTTGGAATGAGCTCCATAAG GCTCTTCATTGATCAAAACCGAATGGTAGATCCAGCTGTCAGAGAGCACTTGCATCTGGACCCCTCTTGTAAGACAGAGTACAGCATCCAGATTTCCCCCTACGAATCTGTGTTTTCTGAGCTCCAGGCTATCTGTGCCACTCTGGGCCCTAAAGACAAAGTCTGGATCAGTGACAAAGCCAGCTGTGCCTTGACACAGGCCATCCCAAAG GCCCACAGATCCCCCATCCCATGCACACCATTATGCCTTGCCAAAGCAGTGAAGAATTCTACTGAAATAGAAGGAATGAAAATGGCACAT ATTAAAGATGCTGTTGCACTCTGTGAGCTGTTTGCATGGCTGGAAAAAGAG ATTCCAAAAGGCACAGTGACAGAAATATCAGCTGCTGACAAAGCTGAAGAACTTCGCAG TGAACAGAAAGATTTTGTCGGCTTGAGTTTTCCAACAATTTCAAGTGTGGGACCAAATGCTGCTATCATTCATTACAC GCCACTCCCAGAAACCAACAGGACTCTTTCTTTAAATGAGGTGTACCTCATAGACTCTGGGGCTCAGTACAA AGATGGAACTACAGACGTGACCAGAACCATGCACTTTGGGACACCTTCAGCTTATGAAAAG GAGTGTTTTACCTATGTTCTGAAGGGACATATAGCAGTGAGTGCAGCTGTTTTTCCCAATGGAACCAAAG GGCACCTCCTGGACTCCTTTGCCCGCTCAGCACTGTGGGAATCTGGACTGGATTACCTTCATGGAACAGGGCATGGAGTAGGATGTTTCCTAAATGTCCATGAGGGACCTTGTGGAATTAGTTACAAGACTTTTGCTGATGAGCCTCTGGAAGCGGGAATGATCCTCAGTGATG AACCTGGCTATTATGAAGATGGATCTTTTGGCATGCGAATTGAAAATGTTGTACTGGTAGTTGCTGCCAAACCTAAG TATAACTACAGAAACAGAGGCAGTCTTACTTTTGAACCAATTACACTCGTCCCCATTCAAGCCAAAATGATAAATACGGACATGCTTATTCAGAAGGAG CGGGACTGGTTGAATGACTACCACAGGCAATGCAGAGAAGTGGTGGGGGCGGAACTTGAGAGGCAGGGTCGTAAGGATGCTCTCGAGTGGCTGATCAGAGAAACCAACCCAATCGCCTAA
- the xpnpep1 gene encoding xaa-Pro aminopeptidase 1 isoform X1 has protein sequence MSQGEGMSPKITTELLRQLRQAMRNSSYIVEPIQAYIVPSGDAHQSEYIAPCDCRREFISGFNGSAGTAIITEHHAAMWTDGRYFLQAGQQMDSNWTLMKMGLKETPSQEDWLISVLPESSKVGVDPWIIAADQWKTMSKALTSAGHTLVAVKENLIDAIWVDRPARPSSPLIPLGLNYTGMTWKDKVIALRTKMSERRITWFVVTALDEIAWLFNLRGSDIEYNPVFFAYAIVGMSSIRLFIDQNRMVDPAVREHLHLDPSCKTEYSIQISPYESVFSELQAICATLGPKDKVWISDKASCALTQAIPKAHRSPIPCTPLCLAKAVKNSTEIEGMKMAHIKDAVALCELFAWLEKEIPKGTVTEISAADKAEELRSEQKDFVGLSFPTISSVGPNAAIIHYTPLPETNRTLSLNEVYLIDSGAQYKDGTTDVTRTMHFGTPSAYEKECFTYVLKGHIAVSAAVFPNGTKGHLLDSFARSALWESGLDYLHGTGHGVGCFLNVHEGPCGISYKTFADEPLEAGMILSDEPGYYEDGSFGMRIENVVLVVAAKPKYNYRNRGSLTFEPITLVPIQAKMINTDMLIQKERDWLNDYHRQCREVVGAELERQGRKDALEWLIRETNPIA, from the exons ATGAGTCAAG GTGAAGGGATGTCTCCCAAGATTACGACTGAGCTGCTTCGGCAGCTGAGGCAAGCAATGAGAAACAGCAGCTATATCGTTGAGCCCATTCAAGCTTACATAGTGCCATCAGGGGATGCACACCAG AGTGAATACATTGCGCCTTGTGACTGTAGACGTGAATTTATTTCTGGATTTAATGGGTCTGCAG GCACTGCAATTATCACGGAGCATCATGCAGCCATGTGGACAGATGGCCGTTACTTTTTACAAGCTGGACAGCAGATGGACAGTAACTGGACACTAATGAAGATGG GTTTAAAGGAAACTCCATCTCAGGAAGACTGGCTAATAAGTGTTCTTCCTGAAAGCTCCAAAGTTGGTGTTGATCCCTGGATAATAGCAGCAG ATCAGTGGAAAACCATGTCTAAGGCATTGACTAGTGCAGGACACACACTAGTTGCAGTTAAAGAAAATCTCATTGATGCCATTTGGGTAGATCGGCCAGCAAGACCCAGTTCACCATTAATCCCTCTGGGATTGAACTACACTG GTATGACCTGGAAGGATAAGGTTATAGCACTGCGGACAAAAATGTCTGAAAGAAGAATTACCTGGTTTGTTGTAACAGCGCTTGATGAAATTGCAT ggcTTTTCAACCTTCGTGGTTCTGACATCGAGTATAATCCAGTTTTTTTTGCTTATGCCATTGTTGGAATGAGCTCCATAAG GCTCTTCATTGATCAAAACCGAATGGTAGATCCAGCTGTCAGAGAGCACTTGCATCTGGACCCCTCTTGTAAGACAGAGTACAGCATCCAGATTTCCCCCTACGAATCTGTGTTTTCTGAGCTCCAGGCTATCTGTGCCACTCTGGGCCCTAAAGACAAAGTCTGGATCAGTGACAAAGCCAGCTGTGCCTTGACACAGGCCATCCCAAAG GCCCACAGATCCCCCATCCCATGCACACCATTATGCCTTGCCAAAGCAGTGAAGAATTCTACTGAAATAGAAGGAATGAAAATGGCACAT ATTAAAGATGCTGTTGCACTCTGTGAGCTGTTTGCATGGCTGGAAAAAGAG ATTCCAAAAGGCACAGTGACAGAAATATCAGCTGCTGACAAAGCTGAAGAACTTCGCAG TGAACAGAAAGATTTTGTCGGCTTGAGTTTTCCAACAATTTCAAGTGTGGGACCAAATGCTGCTATCATTCATTACAC GCCACTCCCAGAAACCAACAGGACTCTTTCTTTAAATGAGGTGTACCTCATAGACTCTGGGGCTCAGTACAA AGATGGAACTACAGACGTGACCAGAACCATGCACTTTGGGACACCTTCAGCTTATGAAAAG GAGTGTTTTACCTATGTTCTGAAGGGACATATAGCAGTGAGTGCAGCTGTTTTTCCCAATGGAACCAAAG GGCACCTCCTGGACTCCTTTGCCCGCTCAGCACTGTGGGAATCTGGACTGGATTACCTTCATGGAACAGGGCATGGAGTAGGATGTTTCCTAAATGTCCATGAGGGACCTTGTGGAATTAGTTACAAGACTTTTGCTGATGAGCCTCTGGAAGCGGGAATGATCCTCAGTGATG AACCTGGCTATTATGAAGATGGATCTTTTGGCATGCGAATTGAAAATGTTGTACTGGTAGTTGCTGCCAAACCTAAG TATAACTACAGAAACAGAGGCAGTCTTACTTTTGAACCAATTACACTCGTCCCCATTCAAGCCAAAATGATAAATACGGACATGCTTATTCAGAAGGAG CGGGACTGGTTGAATGACTACCACAGGCAATGCAGAGAAGTGGTGGGGGCGGAACTTGAGAGGCAGGGTCGTAAGGATGCTCTCGAGTGGCTGATCAGAGAAACCAACCCAATCGCCTAA